A stretch of Imperialibacter roseus DNA encodes these proteins:
- a CDS encoding SusD/RagB family nutrient-binding outer membrane lipoprotein → MKNIKKYLSAALVLVFIMSSCNEDNLIELNINKNASEEIDLSYLLAYGQLRVAGARYENWRTNLIYCSTMIQHNASLQGYWSGDKYYYNAQYSGAFMESHYTDAIKTLTHVVDQTADVPELVNLHGAATIMRSFDLHKMTDLYGNVPFFQAGRGLDGAENWFPKYDAQSEIYAALISDIKAARDGFDPSINNLGSQDILFKGDTEKWVKFANSLLMRIALRMSKVNPTEAQAVFVEAAGGAMTSNDDNAFLAQQNGPAGDTNQNGTSLVLSNAGGGGGDASNGRVSEFLVNWLTDNNDPRKMIIVGGTGDPYNSTTWNTDPDSQQGLPNGYTSQTITAINPDFESVNEYSFINREILDLDDPYPFLSYAEVELMKAEAAVKGWLSSDPEAHFVAGVTAAIQSWEAFGISNAASASEISTYIAGLDFAGASDAAKLELIGEQYWAATYLNHVEAWNNWRRTGFPAFTPTSDPNNITGGTVPRRLRYYESEAGSNPDNYQSAVQAQGPDLLTTRMWWDVE, encoded by the coding sequence ATGAAGAATATAAAGAAATATTTAAGCGCCGCATTGGTGCTCGTCTTCATCATGAGTTCATGTAACGAAGACAACCTGATTGAGCTCAACATAAACAAAAATGCCTCCGAAGAAATAGACCTTTCGTATCTGCTGGCATATGGACAGTTGAGGGTAGCTGGTGCCCGCTACGAAAACTGGAGAACGAACTTGATTTATTGCTCTACTATGATCCAACACAACGCCTCGTTGCAAGGTTACTGGAGTGGCGATAAATACTACTACAACGCACAATACAGCGGTGCTTTTATGGAAAGTCACTATACCGACGCCATCAAAACACTGACTCATGTAGTGGATCAAACAGCGGACGTGCCAGAGTTGGTTAACCTGCATGGTGCGGCCACTATCATGCGTTCTTTCGATCTTCACAAAATGACTGATCTTTATGGAAACGTTCCTTTCTTCCAGGCTGGAAGGGGGCTCGACGGAGCCGAAAACTGGTTCCCAAAGTACGATGCTCAATCTGAAATCTATGCGGCCCTGATAAGCGATATTAAAGCAGCAAGAGACGGATTTGACCCAAGCATTAACAATTTGGGCTCTCAGGACATCCTGTTTAAGGGAGATACTGAGAAGTGGGTGAAGTTTGCGAATTCATTACTAATGAGAATAGCGCTTCGTATGAGCAAAGTGAATCCTACAGAAGCGCAAGCTGTGTTTGTTGAAGCAGCTGGCGGTGCAATGACATCAAATGATGACAACGCATTTTTGGCTCAACAAAACGGTCCTGCTGGTGATACCAACCAGAACGGCACTTCACTTGTGCTTTCCAATGCCGGCGGTGGCGGTGGCGATGCCAGCAATGGCCGTGTCAGTGAATTCCTTGTAAATTGGCTAACGGACAACAATGACCCACGTAAAATGATCATTGTAGGTGGTACCGGTGACCCGTATAATAGCACTACCTGGAACACCGATCCCGATAGTCAACAAGGCTTGCCCAATGGTTACACTTCGCAAACCATAACGGCCATCAATCCTGATTTTGAAAGCGTAAATGAGTACTCTTTCATCAATCGTGAGATTTTAGATCTGGATGATCCTTATCCATTCCTTAGCTACGCTGAAGTAGAACTGATGAAAGCTGAGGCAGCGGTGAAGGGTTGGTTGTCATCTGATCCTGAAGCACATTTTGTGGCTGGAGTTACAGCAGCCATCCAGTCATGGGAGGCATTTGGCATCTCAAATGCAGCAAGTGCTTCGGAAATCAGCACATACATCGCCGGGCTTGACTTTGCGGGAGCATCAGACGCTGCTAAACTGGAATTGATTGGCGAGCAATACTGGGCCGCCACTTACCTGAACCACGTTGAGGCATGGAACAACTGGAGAAGAACAGGATTTCCTGCCTTCACTCCTACAAGCGACCCGAACAACATCACTGGCGGAACTGTGCCAAGAAGGTTGAGGTACTATGAGTCAGAAGCTGGCAGCAACCCTGACAACTACCAAAGCGCCGTTCAGGCCCAGGGGCCAGACCTTCTTACCACAAGAATGTGGTGGGATGTTGAATAA
- a CDS encoding DUF1501 domain-containing protein has translation MEKEQLENGLNQNRRKFLSKLSLGIGSAALGSLLIPDLFKGGSSPEEELFAQLPHFAPKAKRIIYLFQNGAPSQLDLFDYKPMLQKMHGEDLPESIRQGQRLTGMTSGQSKFPLAGTIFDFKQYGQSRAWISDLLPHTASIADELCFVKSIYTEAINHDPALTFFQTGAQVGNRPSMGAWLSYGLGSENKNLPAFCVLLSKGKGNGQGVYSKLWTNGFLDSVHQGVQFSSGDDPVLYLNNPEGMDRAERRKMLDHLAALNQENYEEFGDPEIAAKIQQYELAYRMQTSVPELTNLKNEPESIVKMYGPECMVPGTYAANCLLARKLSEGGVRFVQLYHQGWDAHDNLPGQIVGQCKDVDQSSAALVMDLKQRGLLDETLVIWGGEFGRTNYCQGKLTGDNYGRDHHPRCFTIWMAGGGIKPGMVYGETDEFGYNITENPVHVNDFHATVLNQMGLDHEKLIYKHLGRRYRLTDVAGKVVKGIIA, from the coding sequence ATGGAAAAAGAACAACTGGAAAACGGCTTAAACCAAAACAGGCGAAAATTTCTTTCGAAGTTAAGTCTCGGCATTGGTAGTGCGGCACTGGGTTCGCTGCTGATTCCTGATTTATTCAAGGGAGGCTCTAGTCCGGAAGAAGAGCTTTTTGCACAGCTCCCCCATTTTGCGCCAAAGGCCAAACGGATCATTTACCTCTTCCAAAATGGTGCCCCCTCTCAGCTTGACCTTTTCGACTACAAACCCATGCTGCAAAAAATGCACGGGGAAGACTTGCCAGAGTCGATTCGTCAGGGTCAGCGATTGACAGGCATGACGTCCGGGCAGTCCAAATTTCCACTGGCCGGAACAATTTTCGACTTTAAACAATACGGCCAGTCTCGTGCCTGGATCAGCGACTTGCTGCCCCACACCGCCAGCATAGCTGACGAACTCTGCTTCGTAAAAAGCATTTATACCGAGGCCATCAACCACGACCCGGCACTCACCTTTTTCCAGACCGGTGCCCAGGTAGGCAACCGCCCAAGCATGGGGGCATGGCTGAGTTACGGGCTGGGAAGTGAAAACAAAAACCTCCCCGCTTTCTGCGTTTTGCTTTCAAAAGGAAAAGGTAATGGCCAGGGAGTTTACTCAAAGCTTTGGACCAACGGCTTCCTCGACTCCGTTCATCAGGGTGTCCAGTTCTCCAGTGGCGACGACCCTGTGCTCTACCTCAACAACCCCGAGGGAATGGACAGGGCGGAAAGAAGAAAAATGCTCGATCACCTGGCAGCGTTGAATCAGGAAAACTACGAAGAGTTCGGGGATCCTGAGATTGCTGCCAAAATTCAACAATACGAGTTGGCTTACCGAATGCAGACTTCGGTGCCAGAGCTTACAAATTTAAAAAATGAGCCGGAGTCAATTGTGAAAATGTACGGCCCCGAATGCATGGTGCCCGGTACCTATGCCGCCAACTGCCTGCTGGCCCGCAAGCTCAGCGAAGGTGGCGTTCGGTTTGTGCAACTCTACCATCAGGGGTGGGATGCCCACGATAACCTGCCTGGCCAAATTGTTGGCCAGTGCAAAGATGTGGATCAATCGTCGGCAGCACTCGTAATGGATTTGAAGCAAAGAGGCCTCCTCGACGAAACCCTCGTAATTTGGGGCGGTGAGTTTGGCAGAACCAACTATTGCCAGGGCAAGCTCACTGGCGACAACTACGGCCGTGACCACCATCCCCGGTGCTTCACTATATGGATGGCAGGTGGGGGCATCAAGCCTGGAATGGTCTACGGGGAAACTGACGAGTTTGGCTATAATATCACCGAAAACCCCGTGCATGTCAACGATTTTCATGCGACCGTGCTCAACCAAATGGGGCTTGATCATGAGAAGCTGATCTACAAGCATTTGGGAAGAAGGTACCGGTTGACTGATGTAGCCGGAAAGGTAGTGAAAGGAATTATTGCTTAG
- a CDS encoding PSD1 and planctomycete cytochrome C domain-containing protein — protein MYTRLITGLLSIAFAGLIISLPGCKDSTSSGDLPETVSYNFHIRPLMSDRCFACHGPDKNKVKAGLRLDIPELALGELKENKGKFAIVPGKPEESELVKRISSTDPTYQMPSPESHLPLLTENEIALVKKWIRQGAKFEKLWSFTSPKKAVLPKVKGEDWPKTDLDLFVVKKMEEKGLKPNEEADKERLLKRVSLDLTGLPPSLDLMDRFMADKSDEAYEKVVDELMNSPAYGERMAVHWLDVGRYSDSYGYQDDNIRTQWPWRDWVIHAFNDNLPYDKFLTWQLAGDMLPDADKEKILATGFLRNHKYTEEGGVIEEEYRIEYLLDKTKTYSKGIIGLTVECAQCHDHKYDPISQKDYYKMLAFFNNTPEVGYEGDISVSKPAKAPRLEITTADLDGVLSFIRQLEKDTMMVSVMDELDTLRKTYVLNRGQYDSPTDEVKPQPLSEVMVFDTTAYPRNRLGLAKWTVDKNNPLTARVFVNQVWQMIFGQGIVKTAGDFGMQGDLPSHPELLDWLAVDFMENDWDIKYLVKQIVTSATYRQSSSVSKEKLAIDPDNIYLSHGPRFRLPAEFVKDLILASSGLLVNKIGGPSVKAYQPDGLWEAATSGRGVLATYQQDHGEDLYRRGMYTFIKLTLPPPSLMIFDGSNRDQCEVKRPQTNTPLQALVMMNDPTMLEASRVLAEKLVKEQTGTEDKITKAFRLIVCRVPKESEKDLLNSYFSEQLGIYQSQAIDPSEVLNVGEFPHLEVEKSEAAALANVIQLIYNMEESITKT, from the coding sequence ATGTATACCAGGCTCATCACCGGGCTTCTGTCCATTGCCTTTGCGGGATTAATTATTTCCCTGCCTGGATGCAAAGACTCAACATCTTCAGGAGACCTGCCCGAAACCGTCAGCTACAATTTTCATATCCGCCCTTTGATGAGCGACAGGTGCTTCGCTTGCCATGGTCCCGATAAAAACAAAGTGAAAGCCGGCCTAAGGCTTGATATTCCTGAGCTGGCTCTCGGTGAATTGAAAGAGAATAAAGGGAAATTTGCCATCGTCCCTGGAAAGCCAGAGGAGTCGGAGTTGGTGAAGCGCATTTCTTCTACCGACCCTACCTACCAAATGCCGTCGCCTGAGTCGCACCTGCCTCTTTTGACTGAAAATGAAATAGCGCTTGTTAAAAAATGGATCAGGCAGGGCGCAAAATTTGAAAAGCTTTGGTCCTTCACGTCTCCCAAAAAAGCGGTCCTTCCAAAAGTGAAGGGCGAAGACTGGCCTAAAACCGACCTTGACCTTTTCGTCGTGAAAAAAATGGAGGAAAAAGGACTGAAACCCAACGAAGAGGCGGACAAAGAACGCTTGCTGAAAAGGGTTTCTCTCGATCTGACCGGGCTGCCTCCGTCGCTTGATCTCATGGATCGCTTTATGGCCGACAAAAGCGATGAGGCTTATGAAAAGGTTGTGGACGAATTGATGAACAGCCCTGCTTATGGAGAAAGAATGGCCGTTCACTGGCTGGACGTCGGCCGCTATTCCGATTCCTACGGCTATCAGGACGATAATATCCGCACGCAATGGCCCTGGCGGGATTGGGTGATCCATGCCTTCAACGACAACCTTCCTTACGACAAATTTCTCACCTGGCAGTTGGCTGGAGACATGCTTCCCGACGCCGATAAAGAGAAAATCCTTGCTACCGGCTTTTTGAGAAACCATAAATACACAGAGGAAGGTGGTGTGATAGAAGAGGAGTATAGAATCGAGTACCTCCTCGACAAAACCAAGACATATAGTAAAGGAATTATTGGTCTTACGGTAGAATGTGCCCAGTGCCACGATCACAAATACGATCCGATTTCGCAAAAGGACTACTATAAAATGTTGGCCTTCTTTAACAATACACCTGAAGTCGGGTACGAGGGCGACATATCCGTTTCGAAACCAGCTAAAGCACCAAGGCTTGAAATTACAACGGCCGATCTTGATGGAGTACTTTCATTTATCAGACAGCTGGAAAAAGACACCATGATGGTGTCAGTGATGGACGAGCTTGACACCCTGCGCAAAACTTACGTGCTCAACCGGGGGCAGTACGATTCGCCAACAGATGAAGTGAAACCACAACCTCTGTCAGAAGTCATGGTTTTTGATACCACTGCCTACCCAAGAAACCGCTTAGGCTTGGCCAAATGGACCGTCGACAAAAACAATCCTTTGACAGCCAGGGTATTTGTGAATCAGGTATGGCAAATGATCTTCGGCCAGGGAATTGTAAAAACCGCCGGCGACTTTGGTATGCAGGGCGACCTACCTTCACACCCTGAGCTGCTCGACTGGCTGGCGGTCGACTTTATGGAAAATGACTGGGACATCAAATACCTGGTCAAGCAAATCGTGACATCGGCTACGTACAGGCAATCCAGCAGCGTTTCGAAAGAAAAGCTGGCCATCGACCCCGACAATATTTACCTCAGCCATGGGCCTCGCTTCCGGTTACCGGCTGAGTTCGTAAAAGACCTCATTCTGGCTAGCAGTGGACTTTTGGTGAACAAAATCGGTGGCCCCAGTGTGAAGGCTTATCAACCCGACGGCCTTTGGGAGGCTGCCACTTCGGGCAGAGGTGTTTTAGCAACTTACCAGCAAGACCATGGGGAAGATTTGTACCGCCGGGGTATGTACACTTTCATCAAACTCACACTGCCTCCTCCCTCTCTGATGATTTTCGATGGCAGCAACAGAGACCAATGTGAGGTAAAACGACCTCAGACCAACACGCCTCTCCAAGCACTTGTCATGATGAACGATCCAACCATGTTAGAAGCTTCACGGGTGCTGGCCGAAAAGCTGGTCAAGGAGCAGACGGGCACAGAAGACAAAATAACAAAAGCCTTCAGGCTGATTGTGTGCCGGGTGCCGAAGGAGTCTGAGAAAGATTTGCTGAACAGTTATTTTTCAGAACAACTGGGCATTTACCAAAGCCAGGCTATTGACCCTTCGGAGGTGCTAAATGTGGGTGAATTTCCTCATTTGGAAGTAGAGAAAAGTGAGGCGGCAGCGCTTGCCAACGTGATTCAACTGATCTATAACATGGAGGAATCCATTACAAAGACATAA